The Gambusia affinis linkage group LG11, SWU_Gaff_1.0, whole genome shotgun sequence genome contains a region encoding:
- the usp9 gene encoding probable ubiquitin carboxyl-terminal hydrolase FAF-X isoform X4: MTATTRGSPVGGNDSQGQGQAPDAQSQPPLPQNQTSSPNSSNENSPVSPPDEQGQGEGPPQLEEEEPAFPHTDLAKLDDMINRPRWVVPVLPKGELEVLLEAAIDLSKKGLDVKCEACQRFFRDGLTISFTKILTDEAVSGWKFEIHRCIINNTHRLVELCVAKLSQDWFPLLELLAMALNPHCKFHIYNGTRPSETVPAGAQLADDELYARPPDPRSPKGWLVDLINKFGTLNGFQILHDRFMSGQALNVQIIAALIKPFGQCYEFLTLHTVKKYFLPVIEMVPQFLENLTDEELKKEAKNEAKNDALSMIIKSLKNLASRVPGQEETVKNLEIFRLKMILRLLQISSFNGKMNALNEVNKVISSVSYYTHRHNPEEEEWLTAERMAEWIQQNHILSIVLRDSLHQPQYVEKLEKILRFVIKEKALTMQDLDNIWAAQAGKHEAIVKNVHDLLAKLAWDFSPEQLDHLFDCFKASWTNASKKQREKLLELIRRLAEDDKDGVMAHKVLNLLWNLAHSDDVPVDIMDQALSAHIKILDYSCSQDRDTQKIQWIDRFIEELRTNDKWVIPALKQIREICSLFGEAPQNLSQTQRSPHVFYRHDLINQLQHNHALVTLVAENLSAYMETMRQLSKEDQAEFDPQTVRPGSRYSHVQEVQERLNFLRFLLKDGQLWLCAPQAKQIWKCLAENAVFLCDREACFKWYSKLMGDEPDLDPDINKDFFENNVLQLDPSLLTENGMKCFERFFKAVNCREGKLVAKRRAYMMDDLELIGLDYLWRVVIQGSDDIASRAIDLLKEIYTNLGPKLQVNQVEIHEDFIQSCFDRLKASYDTLCVLDGDKDSINCARQEAIRMVRVLTVLKEYINECDSDYHEERTILPMSRAFRGKHITLIVRFPNQGRQVDDLDIWSHTNDTIGSVRRGILNRIKANAAHTKIELFIGGEIVDPADDRKLIGQLNLKDKTLITAKLTQVSANMPSSPDSSSDSSTGSPGNHGNHYSDGPNPEVESCLPGVIMSLHPRYISFLWQVADLGCSLNMPQLRDGARVLMKLMPPDNTTVENLRAVCLDHAKLGENSLSPSLDSRFFGPSPSQVLYLIEVVYALLMPASATLGEDASDFQYNFLKSGGLPLVLSMLTRNNFLPSADMETRRGAYLNALKIAKLLLTAVGFGHVKAVAEACQPNADGNIPVSPINQATHDQALVLQSALQNIPNPTSECMLRNVAIRLAQQISDENFFQASKYIPDICVIRAVQKIVWASGCGTVQLVFSNNDEISKIYEKTNAAKEPDGEDEQVCCEALEVMTLCFALMPTALDTLSKEKAWQTFIIDLLLHCHSKSVRQMAQEQFFLMATRCCMGHRPLLFFITLLFTVLGSTAKERAKHAGDYFTLLRHLLNYAYNSNINLPNAEVLLNNEIDWLKRIRDEVKRTGETGVEETILEGHLGVTKELLAFQTPEKKYYIGCEKGGANLIKELIDDFIFPASNVYLQYMKSGEFPTEQAIPVCSTPASINAGFELLVALAVGCVRNLKQIVDTLTDMYYLGCETLTEWEYLPPVGPRPNKGFVGLKNAGATCYMNSVIQQLYMIPPIRNGILAIEGTGTDVDDDMSGDEKQENESNVDPRDEVFSYHHQFDDKPSSKSEDRKEYNIGVLRHLQVIFGHLAASRLQYYVPRGFWKQFRLWGEPVNLREQHDALEFFNSLVDSLDEALKALGHPPMLSKVLGGSFADQKICQGCPHRYECEESFTTLNVDIRNHQNLLDSMEQYVKGDLLEGANAYHCEKCNKKVDTVKRLLIKKLPPVLAIQLKRFDYDWERECAIKFNDYFEFPRELDMEPYTVAGVAKLEGDDVNPENQVIQQNEPSEPTPPGSSKYRLVGVLVHSGQASGGHYYSYIIQRNGGDGEKNRWYKFDDGDVTECKMDDEEEMKNQCFGGEYMGEVFDHMMKRMSYRRQKRWWNAYILFYERMDSLDKDSELVKYISELNLSSTKPHQVKMPSVIECSVRKQNVQFMHNRMQYSLEYFQFIKKLLTCNSVYLNPPPGQDHLLPEAEEIAMISAQLAARFLFSTGFHTKKLVRGPASDWYDALCILLRHSKNVRYWFAHNVLFAYPNRFSEYLLECPSAEVRGAFSKLIVFIAHFSLQDGPCPSPTASPGSSTQGCDNLSLSDHLLRAVLNLLRREVSEHGRHLQQYFNLFVMYANLGLAEKTQLLKLNVPATFMLVALDEGPGPPIKYQYAELGKLYTVVSQLVRCCDVSSRMQSSINGNPPLPNPYGDTNLTAPVMPVQQLVAEILFVRTSYVKKIIEDCSNSEETVKLLRFCCWENPQFSSTVLSELLWQVAYSYTYELRPYLDLLLQILLIEDSWQTHRIHNVLKGIPDDRDGLFDTIQRSKNHYQKRAYQCIKCMVALFSNCSVAYQILQSNGDLKRKWTWAVEWLGDELERRPYTGNPQYTYNNWSPPVQSNETSNGYFLERSHSARMTLAKACELCPEELKCTQESPGKEPDEQEAPDDQDSSPPEDTSLYPHSPGTTQFQQNNHPHGQPYTGPAAQHMNNPQRPGPASAPTPGPTQTPTPGPGTTPTSGPRAQETWDGTEEVAPAPAPAPAPAPAPTPAPASTSTSTPAPAPPKE; encoded by the exons CCACCACGCGTGGCTCTCCGGTGGGGGGCAACGACAGTCAGGGCCAGGGCCAGGCACCTGATGCTCAGAGCCAACCTCCACTGCCACAGAACCAG ACTTCATCTCCTAATTCATCTAATGAGAACTCCCCCGTGAGCCCACCAGATGAGCAGGGCCAGGGCGAAGGCCCCCCTCAGCTGGAAGAGGAAGAGCCTGCTTTTCCTCACACTGACTTGGCGAAGCTTGATGACATGATTAACAG GCCTCGATGGGTGGTTCCAGTTTTGCCAAAAGGAGAGTTAGAAGTCCTCTTGGAAGCTGCTATAGACCTGAGTAAAAAAG GACTGGATGTGAAATGTGAGGCATGTCAGAGGTTTTTCCGGGACGGTCTAACAATTTCCTTCACAAAAATCCTGACGGATGAGGCAGTCAGTGGCTGGAAGTTTGAGATACAT AGGTGTATCATTAATAACACACACCGATTGGTGGAGTTGTGTGTGGCCAAGCTGTCTCAGGACTGGTTCCCGCTACTGGAGTTGCTGGCCATGGCCCTCAATCCCCACTGCAAGTTCCACATTTATAACGGCACACGGCCTTCTGAGACCGTCCCCGCTGGAGCGCAGCTGGCCGACGACGAGCTCTACGCTCGTCCGCCTGACCCGAGATCTCCCAAG GGCTGGCTGGttgatttaataaacaaatttgGCACGTTAAACGGGTTTCAAATTTTGCACGACCGCTTCATGAGCGGCCAAGCACTGAACGTCCAGATCATTGCTGCACTTATCAA GCCTTTTGGCCAGTGTTACGAGTTCCTCACATTGCACACAGTAAAGAAGTACTTCCTTCCAGTCATCGAGATGGTTCCCCAGTTTCTAGAGAACCTCACAGACGAGGAACTCAAGAAAGAGGCCAAGAACGAAGCCAAAAATGATGCACTGTCGATGATAATCAAGTCTCTGAAGAATCTGGCTTCTCGTGTACCAGGGCAGGAGGAGACGGTGAAGAATTTAGAgatttttaggttaaaaatgaTTCTTAG GTTATtacaaatttcttcttttaacgGCAAAATGAATGCACTAAACGAAGTTAACAAGGTGATCTCCAGCGTCTCCTACTACACTCATCGGCATAAccctgaggaggaggagtggcTGACGGCAGAGCGCATGGCG GAATGGATCCAGCAAAACCACATCCTTTCTATTGTGCTGAGGGACAGCTTGCATCAGCCGCAGTATGTCGAGAAGCTGGAGAAGATCCTTCGCTTCGTTATAAAAGAGAAAGCTCTTACCATGCAGGACTTGGACAACATCTGGGCTGCACAG GCTGGTAAGCATGAGGCTATTGTGAAGAATGTCCATGATCTCTTGGCCAAGCTGGCTTGGGACTTCTCACCCGAGCAGCTCGATCATCTTTTCGACTGCTTCAAG GCAAGCTGGACCAATGCTAGCAAGAAGCAGCGTGAAAAACTGCTTGAGCTAATCCGGCGCTTGGCCGAGGACGATAAGGACGGTGTTATGGCCCACAAGGTCCTCAACCTGCTCTGGAACCTGGCGCACAGCGACGACGTTCCTGTAGACATCATGGATCAGGCTCTTAGTGCTCACATCAAGATATTGGACTACAGCTGCTCACAG GACAGAGACACGCAAAAGATTCAGTGGATTGATCGCTTCATAGAAGAGCTTCGTACCAATGACAAGTGGGTTATCCCTGCCTTGAAGCAAATCAGGGAAATCTGCAGCCTCTTTGGAGAAGCTCCTCAGAACCTGAG TCAAACGCAGAGAAGCCCTCATGTGTTTTACCGCCACGACCTGATCAACCAGCTGCAGCACAACCACGCTTTGGTCACCCTGGTGGCTGAGAATCTCTCGGCCTACATGGAGACAATGAGGCAGCTGTCCAAAG AAGACCAAGCAGAGTTTGACCCGCAAACAGTCAGACCGGGAAGCCGCTACAGTCACGTCCAAGAAGTACAGGAGCGGCTTAACTTTCTGAG GTTCCTATTAAAAGACGGCCAGCTGTGGCTGTGTGCTCCTCAGGCGAAGCAGATCTGGAAGTGTCTGGCTGAGAACGCTGTGTTTCTGTGCGACCGCGAGGCCTGCTTCAAATG gTACTCAAAGCTGATGGGGGACGAGCCAGACCTAGACCCAGACATCAACAAGGACTTCTTTGAGAACAATGTGCTACAGTTGGACCCGTCGCTTCTGACAGAGAACGGCATGAAGTGCTTCGAGAGGTTCTTCAAGGCCGTCAACTGCAGGGAGGGGAAGCTGGTAGCGAAACGCAGGGCCTACATGATGGACGACCTGGAACTAATTGGCTTGGACTACCTGTGGAGG GTGGTGATTCAAGGAAGTGACGACATTGCAAGCCGAGCCATAGACCTGCTGAAAGAAATCTACACCAATCTCGGACCAAAACTGCAAGTCAACCAG GTTGAGATTCATGAAGATTTCATCCAGTCTTGTTTCGACCGTCTGAAGGCGTCCTACGACACCCTGTGTGTGTTAGATGGAGACAAAGACAGCATTAACTGTGCTCGGCAGGAGGCCATCCGCATGGTGCGGGTTCTCACTGTGCTTAAGGAATACATTAATGAGTGCGACAGCGACTACCACGAGGAGAGGACTATACTGCCTATGTCAAG AGCTTTCCGGGGCAAGCATATCACACTGATCGTCCGTTTCCCAAACCAAGGACGTCAGGTGGATGATTTAGACATCTGGTCACACACCAATGACACCATCGGTTCGGTCCGGCGGGGAATCCTAAACAGGATAAAGGCCAACGCCGCACACACGAAGATTGAGCTGTTTATTGGTGGGGAGATCGTTGATCCTGCTGATGACAGGAAGCTGATTGGACAGCTTAATTTGAAGGACAAAAcg CTGATCACAGCCAAGCTGACCCAGGTGAGTGCCAACATGCCCTCCAGCCCAGACAGCTCATCCGACTCATCCACTGGCTCCcctggtaaccatggaaaccactACAGTGATGGGCCCAACCCAGAAGTTGAGAGCTGTCTTCCTGGTGTG ATTATGTCGCTACACCCGCGCTACATCTCCTTTCTGTGGCAAGTAGCCGACCTCGGGTGCAGCCTCAACATGCCTCAACTAAGAGATGGAGCTCGAGTTCTCATGAAGCTCATGCCTCCAG ATAACACCACTGTGGAGAATCTTAGAGCTGTGTGTTTGGACCATGCCAAGCTAGGAGAGAACAGTCTGAGTCCGTCACTAGACTCCCGTTTCTTCGGCCCTTCACCTTCACAAGTGCTCTACCTCATTGAG GTTGTGTATGCTTTGCTGATGCCAGCTAGTGCCACTCTGGGTGAGGATGCTAGTGACTTCCAGTACAACTTCCTGAAAAGCGGCGGCCTGCCACTGGTGCTAAGCATGCTCACCAGGAACAACTTCCTCCCGTCCGCGGACATGGAGACGCGCCGAGGCGCTTACCTCAACGCTCTGAAGATCGCCAAGCTCCTCCTGACTGCGGTCGGCTTCGGCCACGTGAAGGCTGTGGCCGAGGCCTGCCAGCCCAACGCTGACGGAAATATTCCCGTCTCTCCG ATAAATCAGGCGACTCACGACCAGGCGCTGGTTCTTCAAAGTGCCCTGCAAAACATTCCCAACCCTACCTCTGAATGTATGTTGCGCAATGTAGCTATCCGTCTGGCCCAGCAGATTTCTGATGAG AATTTCTTCCAGGCATCAAAGTACATCCCAGACATTTGCGTGATCCGAGCAGTGCAGAAAATCGTGTGGGCATCGGGTTGTGGCACAGTGCAGCTGGTATTTAGTAATAATGATGAAATCAGTAAAATATACGAGAAG aCTAATGCAGCTAAGGAGCCGGATGGAGAAGATGAGCAGGTGTGCTGCGAGGCTTTGGAAGTGATGACGCTGTGTTTTGCCCTCATGCCCACGGCTCTCGACACGCTCAGTAAGGAGAAAGCTTGGCAGACCTTCATCATAGACTTGTTGCTACACTGCCACAGCAA GTCCGTTCGTCAGATGGCCCAAGAGCAGTTTTTCCTAATGGCGACTAGGTGCTGCATGGGGCATCGgcctcttcttttcttcatcaCCCTCCTCTTCACAGTGCTCGGG AGCACAGCCAAAGAGCGAGCCAAACACGCAGGGGACTACTTCACGTTGCTCCGACATCTGCTCAACTATGCCTACAACAGTAACATCAACCTGCCAAACGCCGAGGTGCTGCTCAACAACGAGATCGACTGGCTCAAACGGATACGG GATGAGGTTAAGAGGACAGGAGAAACTGGTGTGGAAGAAACCATCCTGGAGGGCCACCTTGGTGTCACCAAAGAGCTTCTGGCCTTCCAGACGCCTGAAAAGAAATACTACATTGGCTGTGAGAAGGGAGGAGCAAATCTCATTAAG GAGCTGATCGACGACTTCATCTTCCCAGCATCTAATGTTTACCTGCAGTACATGAAGAGTGGGGAGTTCCCCACAGAGCAGGCCATCCCAGTGTGTAGCACTCCTGCATCCATCAACGCCGGCTTCGAGCTCCTGGTGGCGCTAGCAGTCGGCTGCGTCCGCAACCTCAAACAAATAGTTGACACCCTAACTGACATGTACTACCTGG GTTGCGAGACACTGACAGAGTGGGAGTACCTGCCTCCCGTGGGACCGCGCCCTAACAAAGGCTTTGTCGGCCTGAAGAACGCCGGTGCTACTTGCTATATGAACTCTGTTATCCAGCAGCTTTACATGATCCCTCCAATCCGCAACGGCATCTTGGCGATCGAGGGTACAGGCACCGACGTGGACGATGACATGTCTGGCGATGAGAAGCAGGAAAATGAG AGTAATGTAGACCCTCGTGATGAAGTTTTCAGCTACCACCACCAGTTTGATGACAAACCCTCCAGTAAATCGGAGGACAGGAAAGAGTACAACATCGGGGTGCTGCGTCACCTACAGGTCATCTTCGGTCACCTGGCTGCATCCAGACTGCAGTACTACGTCCCAAGAGGCTTCTGGAAACAGTTCag attatggGGAGAGCCAGTAAATTTGAGGGAGCAGCATGACGCTTTGGAGTTCTTCAACTCTTTGGTGGACAGTTTGGATGAAGCTCTGAAAGCTTTGGGTCACCCTCCCATGCTCAGCAAGGTGTTGGGAGGGTCCTTCGCTGACCAAAAGATTTGTCAAGGGTGTCCCCATAG ATATGAGTGTGAGGAGTCATTTACAACGTTAAACGTGGACATTAGAAACCACCAGAACTTGTTGGACTCGATGGAGCAATATGTTAAAGGAGATCTGCTGGAAGGAGCCAATGCCTACCACTGTGAGAAATGCAATAAGAAG GTGGACACAGTGAAGCGTCTGCTGATCAAGAAGCTGCCGCCTGTCCTGGCCATCCAGCTGAAGCGCTTCGACTACGACTGGGAGAGGGAGTGCGCCATCAAGTTCAACGACTACTTTGAGTTCCCGCGGGAGCTGGACATGGAGCCGTACACGGTAGCAGGCGTGGCCAAGCTGGAGGGCGACGACGTGAACCCGGAGAACCAGGTGATCCAACAGAACGAGCCGTCCGAGCCCACGCCGCCGGGCAGCTCCAAGTACCGACTGGTGGGAGTGCTGGTTCACTCGGGCCAGGCGAGCGGCGGACACTACTACTCCTACATAATCCAGCGGAACGGGGGCGACGGCGAGAAGAACCGCTGGTATAAGTTCGATGATGGCGACGTGACGGAATGCAAGATGGACGAcgaggaggagatgaagaacCAGTGCTTCGGGGGAGAGTACATGGGCGAGGTGTTCGACCACATGATGAAGCGGATGTCGTATCGGAGGCAGAAGCGATGGTGGAACGCCTACATCCTGTTCTACGAGCGTATGGACTCGCTGGACAAGGACAGCGAACTTGTCAAATATATCTCAGAGCTGAACCTGTCCTCCACCAAGCCCCATCAGGTCAAGATGCCGAGCGTCATCGAGTGCAGCGTTCGCAAGCAGAACGTCCAGTTCATGCACAACCGAATGCAATACAGCCTGGAATATTTCCAGTTCATTAAGAAACTTCTGACCTGTAACAGTGTCTATTTAAACCCTCCTCCAG GACAAGACCACCTTCTGCCAGAGGCAGAGGAGATTGCTATGATCAGTGCTCAGCTGGCTGCTCGGTTCCTCTTCAGCACAGGTTTTCACACCAAGAAATTAGTACGGGGTCCTGCCAGTGACTG GTATGACGCCCTCTGCATCCTGCTGAGACACAGTAAGAATGTACGCTATTGGTTTGCACACAATGTTCTCTTTGCTTACCCCAATCGCTTCTCCGAGTACTTGCTCGAGTGCCCGAGCGCAGAGGTCCGTGGGGCATTTTCCAAGCTCATAGTCTTCATCGCTCACTTTTCCCTGCAAGACGGACCGTGCCCCTCACCCACAGCTTCGCCAGGATCCTCCACTCAG GGCTGTGACAATCTCAGCCTTAGTGACCATCTGTTGAGAGCTGTACTCAACCTGCTCAGGAGAGAGGTTTCTGAACATGGCCGCCACCTCCAGCAGTACTTTAACCTCTTTGTCATGTACGCCAATCTGG GTCTGGCAGAGAAGACTCAGCTGCTGAAGCTAAATGTTCCCGCCACGTTCATGTTAGTTGCTCTGGACGAGGGTCCCGGGCCTCCCATTAAGTACCAGTATGCTGAGCTGGGCAAGCTCTACACTGTGGTCTCCCAGCTTGTCCGCTGCTGCGACGTCTCCTCCCGTATGCAGTCCTCAATTAATG GTAATCCTCCTCTTCCTAACCCGTACGGGGACACCAACCTGACGGCTCCCGTCATGCCGGTGCAGCAGCTAGTGGCAGAGATTCTGTTTGTGCGGACTAGTTATGTGAAGAAGATCATTGAGGACTGCAGCAACTCTGAGGAGACGGTGAAGCTGCTTCGCTTCTGCTGCTGGGAAAACCCTCAGTTTTCCTCCACTGTGCTCAGTGAACTGCTCTGGCAG GTGGCATATTCCTACACCTATGAGCTGAGGCCTTACCTAGACTTGTTGCTACAAATCTTACTCATCGAGGACTCCTGGCAAACGCACAG GATCCACAATGTGCTGAAAGGCATCCCTGATGACAGAGATGGGCTATTTGACACCATTCAGCGCTCGAAAAACCACTACCAGAAACGGGCCTATCAGTGCATCAAGTGCATGGTGGCCCTCTTTAGCAACTGCTCTGTGGCTTATCAGATCCTGCAG AGCAATGGTGACTTGAAGCGAAAGTGGACATGGGCAGTGGAGTGGTTAGGGGACGAGTTGGAGAGGCGGCCGTACACGGGAAACCCCCAGTACACGTATAACAACTGGTCCCCTCCAGTTCAGAGCAACGAGACCTCCAATGGATATTTTCTTGAGCGCTCCCACAGTGCACGCATGACACTGGCCAAGGCTTGTGAACTCTGTCCTGAAGAG CTCAAGTGTACTCAGGAAAGCCCAGGGAAG GAGCCGGATGAACAGGAAGCACCTGATGATCAAGACTCGTCTCCACCTGAGGACACCTCTCTGTACCCTCATTCTCCTGGAACCACCCAGTTCCAGCAG AACAACCATCCCCATGGGCAGCCGTACACCGGGCCCGCTGCTCAGCACATGAACAACCCTCAGCGTCCCGGTCCAGCCTCCGCCCCGACTCCAGGCCCGACCCAGACTCCGACCCCGGGCCCCGGTACCACTCCCACCTCGGGCCCGCGAGCACAAGAGACCTGGGACGGCACCGAGGAGGTGGCCCCGGCCCCGGCCCCGGCCCCAGCACCCGCCCCAGCCCCAACCCCGGCCCCGGCCTCgacctccacctccaccccaGCACCCGCCCCTCCCAAGGAGTAA